The genomic stretch TATGACCGGCAGATGATGTTGCCGAATTTCGGCCCGGGAGGCCAGGAGAAGCTGAAGCGCTCCAGAATTCTTGTGGCTGGAGTGGGCGGACTGGGATGCCCTGCCTGCGCTTATCTGTCAGCCGCCGGAGTGGGGAATATCCGCATCGTCGATAATGATCGCATCGACATGAGTAACCTGAATCGGCAGATCCTTCACTGGGACAAGGATGTCGGCAGAATGAAAGTCGATTCCGCGGCAGAAAAGCTCACGGAACTCAACAGAGATGTGAAAATAGAAGCCATCGCTGAGACCATCACCGAAGATAATGTTGCCCATCTCAGCGCGGATTGTGATGCCATTCTGGATGCCATGGATAATATCCCGGCCCGGCTTATCCTGAACAGGGAAGCCATTCGGAGGAAGATTCCTTTCTTTCACGGCGGCATCTATGGAATGGAAGGCTGCGCGATGACGGTCATTCCCGGCAGTTCAGCCTGCGTAAGGTGCATCAATCCTGACCCTATCCCCACCAAGAACAAATTTCCTGTTATCGGGGTTGCTCCAGCTCTGATTGCCATCATTCAGGTGACGGAGGTTCTGAAGTTTCTGGTTGGAATGGGAGAATTGTTGACCAATCG from Dehalococcoidia bacterium encodes the following:
- a CDS encoding HesA/MoeB/ThiF family protein: MLSDREKERYDRQMMLPNFGPGGQEKLKRSRILVAGVGGLGCPACAYLSAAGVGNIRIVDNDRIDMSNLNRQILHWDKDVGRMKVDSAAEKLTELNRDVKIEAIAETITEDNVAHLSADCDAILDAMDNIPARLILNREAIRRKIPFFHGGIYGMEGCAMTVIPGSSACVRCINPDPIPTKNKFPVIGVAPALIAIIQVTEVLKFLVGMGELLTNRLLVYDGFAMCFSEIAVRQNPDCDHCGPHAK